One genomic window of Candidatus Hinthialibacter antarcticus includes the following:
- the atpD gene encoding F0F1 ATP synthase subunit beta produces the protein MSNVGEVRQVIGPTVDVEFHPDHLPNMLNALLIEDEERGIHLTVEVAQHTGNNMVRCVAMASTDGLVRGMKVTDTGKPISVPVGDQVLGRMFNLLGNPIDGKGDVADVENRHPIHRAAPSFEEQVPVAEIFETGIKVIDLLAPYSKGGKVGLFGGAGVGKTVVIMELIRNIAAEHGGVSVFGGVGERTREGNDLWLEMNESGVIDRTALVFGQMNEPPGARQRVALSALTMAEYFRDDRGQDVLLFIDNIFRFTQAGSEVSALLGRMPSAVGYQPTLSTEMGALQERITSTKKGSITSVQAIYVPADDLTDPAPAAAFSHLDATSVLSRQIAELGIYPAVDPLDSTSRIMDPRILGEDHYNTARDVQEVLQRYKDLQDIIAILGMDELSDEDKISVQRARKIQRFLSQPFFVAEQFTGREGRYVKVADSIEAFGKIARGEMDELPEQAFYMCGTLDEVVDNAKKMAAA, from the coding sequence ATGTCGAACGTCGGAGAAGTCCGCCAGGTGATTGGCCCCACAGTGGACGTTGAATTCCACCCCGATCATCTGCCCAATATGCTCAACGCTCTTCTGATTGAAGACGAAGAAAGAGGCATCCATTTGACCGTCGAAGTGGCGCAGCACACCGGCAACAACATGGTGCGGTGCGTAGCGATGGCGTCGACGGACGGCTTGGTTCGCGGCATGAAGGTGACGGATACTGGCAAGCCGATTTCCGTACCGGTGGGCGATCAGGTGCTGGGGCGCATGTTTAACCTGCTCGGCAACCCGATTGACGGCAAGGGCGATGTTGCTGACGTTGAAAACCGCCACCCCATTCACCGCGCGGCCCCTTCATTTGAAGAGCAAGTTCCCGTCGCGGAAATTTTTGAAACGGGCATCAAAGTTATTGACTTGCTTGCTCCCTATTCCAAAGGTGGAAAAGTCGGCCTCTTCGGCGGCGCGGGCGTTGGCAAGACCGTCGTTATCATGGAACTCATCCGTAATATCGCGGCGGAACACGGCGGCGTGTCGGTGTTCGGCGGCGTGGGCGAACGTACCCGCGAAGGAAATGACTTGTGGCTCGAAATGAATGAGTCCGGCGTTATTGACCGTACCGCGTTGGTCTTCGGCCAGATGAATGAACCGCCTGGAGCGCGTCAGCGGGTTGCGCTTTCTGCGTTGACGATGGCCGAATATTTCCGCGACGACCGCGGTCAGGACGTGTTGCTCTTTATTGATAACATCTTCCGCTTTACGCAAGCGGGTTCTGAAGTGTCCGCTCTCCTCGGACGTATGCCTTCCGCCGTTGGTTATCAGCCGACGCTGAGTACCGAAATGGGCGCCTTGCAAGAGCGTATTACCTCGACCAAAAAAGGTTCGATCACTTCCGTCCAGGCGATTTACGTCCCTGCCGATGACTTGACCGATCCGGCTCCTGCGGCGGCCTTTTCTCACCTGGACGCGACGTCGGTTCTTTCGCGTCAAATCGCGGAACTGGGCATTTACCCGGCGGTCGATCCGCTTGACTCGACCTCGCGAATCATGGACCCGCGCATTCTCGGCGAAGACCATTACAACACCGCCCGCGACGTACAAGAGGTCTTGCAACGGTATAAAGATTTGCAGGACATCATCGCGATTCTCGGTATGGATGAACTTTCAGACGAAGATAAGATTTCCGTGCAGCGCGCGCGCAAAATTCAGCGCTTTTTGTCGCAGCCGTTCTTTGTTGCGGAGCAGTTCACTGGACGCGAAGGCCGTTACGTTAAAGTCGCTGACTCCATCGAAGCGTTTGGCAAAATTGCCCGAGGCGAGATGGACGAGCTGCCTGAG
- the atpG gene encoding ATP synthase F1 subunit gamma: MPSLKDLRRRIRTVKNTQLITRAMRSVAASKMRRTHERRDKARPYVERLQQLVANLVNSVGSEGQPLLENREVKKRLMVVFSSDRGLCGAFNNTISRYAIDRAKAVENGTFYIVGKRAASAIRRQGFPICKSYEDFSGNVDVPRVLEIARELRDLFLSGEYDAVELVCNRAISAMNYRPHHELLLPLKQDELAPSSGGASAPIDYIFEPDPLTLLKQLLPKFLETKLLFTFVDAFAAEHQARMMAMAAANTNCRELIDTLTLDMNKARQTSITTEILEIVSGANALSG; the protein is encoded by the coding sequence ATGCCGTCGTTAAAAGACCTTCGCCGCCGCATCCGTACGGTGAAGAACACACAACTGATTACCCGCGCCATGCGTTCGGTCGCCGCATCCAAGATGCGCCGCACTCACGAACGCCGTGATAAGGCGCGTCCGTATGTTGAGCGCTTACAGCAGTTGGTCGCCAATCTGGTCAACTCTGTCGGTTCGGAAGGGCAGCCGCTCTTAGAAAACCGTGAAGTCAAAAAGCGCTTGATGGTTGTGTTTTCATCTGACCGCGGGCTGTGCGGCGCTTTCAACAACACAATTTCTCGATACGCAATCGACAGGGCGAAAGCCGTCGAAAACGGAACATTCTATATTGTAGGTAAACGCGCCGCCAGCGCCATTCGTCGACAAGGGTTTCCTATTTGCAAGTCGTATGAAGATTTTAGCGGTAATGTAGACGTTCCCCGGGTTCTTGAAATTGCCCGCGAGCTGCGCGACCTGTTTTTGAGCGGCGAATATGACGCAGTCGAATTGGTTTGCAACCGTGCGATCAGCGCGATGAATTATCGGCCTCATCATGAACTACTGTTGCCGCTCAAGCAGGATGAACTGGCTCCAAGCAGCGGCGGCGCGTCGGCCCCGATTGATTATATTTTTGAACCGGACCCGCTAACGCTGTTGAAACAATTGCTGCCGAAGTTTCTCGAAACGAAATTATTGTTCACGTTCGTGGACGCATTCGCCGCTGAACACCAGGCGCGCATGATGGCGATGGCGGCGGCGAATACCAACTGCCGTGAATTGATTGACACGCTGACGCTTGACATGAACAAGGCGCGACAGACCTCAATCACGACGGAAATTCTCGAAATCGTTAGCGGCGCCAACGCGCTGTCTGGCTAA